In the genome of Candidatus Thiopontia autotrophica, one region contains:
- the ubiG gene encoding bifunctional 2-polyprenyl-6-hydroxyphenol methylase/3-demethylubiquinol 3-O-methyltransferase UbiG, protein MTTVADNVDSEEIAKFEALAHRWWDRDSEFKPLHEINPLRLDYIERYTPINGMRILDVGCGGGILSEGMARAGGTVTGIDMGEAPLSVARLHLLESKLDVDYQQITVEELAEKEPGNYDIVTCMEMLEHVPNPASVVDACSRLVKADGHLFFSTINRNLKSYMMAIIGAEYILNLLPKGTHDHDKFIKPAELEQWARAVDLSMDDLTGMSYNPLTMTYSLGKNVDVNYFAHARPLGSS, encoded by the coding sequence ATGACAACTGTTGCAGACAATGTAGATAGTGAAGAGATTGCCAAATTTGAGGCCCTGGCTCACCGCTGGTGGGACCGGGACAGCGAATTCAAGCCACTGCATGAGATAAATCCACTGCGCCTGGACTATATCGAGCGCTACACCCCAATCAATGGGATGCGAATTCTCGATGTTGGCTGCGGTGGCGGAATTCTCTCAGAGGGGATGGCTCGGGCTGGGGGGACGGTAACCGGTATTGACATGGGAGAGGCTCCGCTCTCTGTGGCAAGACTGCACCTGCTGGAGTCAAAACTGGATGTTGATTACCAACAGATCACAGTGGAAGAGCTGGCAGAAAAAGAGCCAGGAAATTATGACATAGTCACCTGCATGGAGATGCTGGAACATGTCCCCAACCCTGCCTCCGTTGTGGATGCCTGTAGCAGGCTGGTAAAGGCCGATGGCCACCTCTTCTTCTCCACCATCAACCGCAACCTGAAATCCTACATGATGGCCATAATAGGGGCAGAGTATATTCTCAACCTTCTCCCCAAGGGCACTCATGACCATGACAAGTTCATCAAGCCAGCAGAGCTGGAGCAGTGGGCCCGCGCGGTAGACCTCTCCATGGATGACCTTACCGGCATGAGCTACAACCCACTCACCATGACCTACTCACTGGGTAAAAATGTGGATGTAAACTACTTTGCCCATGCCCGTCCTCTCGGCAGTTCATGA
- a CDS encoding HAD-IA family hydrolase → MIKAVLLDLDGTLADTAPDLAYALNQVLIQNNRKPLPLSDIREVASHGSAPLIYLGFGDQLEEQIFEAHRQQLLNIYSENIARETTLMGGMEDLLLHLDRQNIPWGVVTNKPARFTDPLIEQLGLSQRASCIISGDTTDSSKPHPKPLLHACELLNLSPEQCIYVGDASRDIEAGNRAEMTTIAARFGYLSSDDKITEWCADGIIDHPSEILNWLSQ, encoded by the coding sequence ATGATCAAAGCTGTTCTCCTGGATCTTGACGGCACCCTTGCCGATACTGCGCCTGATCTCGCCTATGCTCTGAATCAGGTACTAATCCAGAACAACAGGAAGCCACTACCGCTATCCGACATCAGGGAGGTGGCCTCCCATGGCAGTGCTCCCCTCATATATCTTGGTTTTGGTGACCAGCTGGAAGAGCAGATATTTGAGGCGCATCGTCAACAACTACTGAACATCTATAGTGAAAATATCGCTCGTGAGACCACCCTTATGGGGGGAATGGAGGATCTTCTGCTGCATCTGGACAGACAGAATATTCCATGGGGGGTTGTCACCAACAAACCTGCCCGCTTTACCGATCCGCTGATCGAACAACTTGGGCTCTCTCAGCGTGCCTCGTGCATCATCAGTGGAGATACGACAGACAGCTCAAAACCGCATCCAAAACCACTTCTCCATGCCTGTGAGTTACTTAATCTCTCACCAGAGCAGTGCATCTATGTTGGAGATGCCAGCCGTGATATCGAGGCTGGAAACAGGGCAGAGATGACTACAATTGCCGCACGCTTTGGCTATCTCAGCAGTGATGACAAGATTACAGAGTGGTGCGCTGATGGCATTATTGACCACCCGTCTGAAATACTGAACTGGCTATCCCAATGA